The [Bacillus] selenitireducens MLS10 genome includes a region encoding these proteins:
- a CDS encoding response regulator transcription factor, producing MTAKPLSILIVDDEPRSRNGVKRTLEANLMELSEIRTAANPHDAMDHIRTSHVDLVITDIRMPVMTGLELIDALQEQSGELLFIVISAYSEFDYAQRALELGVIQYLLKPVQKQKLLDAVQKAAKKIQDHRQMGRVTKMIDPSLPSFRENPDTYSEPILEALHFIDDHLSDKIGIKDVAATVHLNPNYLSAHFKEQVGMTFSEYLTRKRLQYAKSLLLNSSSTVADIADKSGYQTAKYFVKIFKEYEKMTPSQFRKANRSSS from the coding sequence ATGACCGCAAAACCGCTCTCGATTCTGATTGTCGATGATGAACCCCGTTCACGAAACGGTGTCAAACGGACCCTTGAAGCCAATCTCATGGAACTCTCCGAAATCCGGACCGCTGCAAACCCTCACGACGCCATGGACCACATTCGCACGAGTCACGTGGATCTCGTCATCACCGATATCCGGATGCCCGTCATGACAGGACTCGAACTGATCGATGCCCTTCAGGAACAGTCCGGCGAGCTCTTGTTCATTGTCATATCCGCCTACTCGGAATTCGACTATGCCCAGCGTGCCCTCGAACTCGGTGTCATCCAGTATTTACTGAAGCCCGTCCAAAAGCAAAAGCTGCTCGACGCCGTTCAGAAAGCCGCGAAGAAAATCCAGGATCACAGGCAAATGGGTCGGGTCACGAAGATGATCGATCCCTCGCTCCCCTCTTTTCGTGAGAATCCCGATACCTATTCTGAACCGATCCTCGAAGCGCTGCACTTTATCGACGATCACCTTTCGGACAAGATCGGCATAAAAGACGTTGCGGCAACGGTTCACCTGAACCCGAACTATTTAAGCGCCCATTTCAAAGAACAGGTCGGCATGACCTTCTCTGAGTACCTGACCCGAAAGCGGCTCCAGTACGCCAAATCGCTGCTTTTGAACTCGTCTTCGACCGTGGCGGATATCGCAGACAAGTCGGGCTACCAGACAGCCAAGTATTTCGTCAAGATCTTCAAAGAATACGAGAAGATGACACCGAGCCAGTTCAGAAAAGCCAACCGGTCATCGTCATAA
- a CDS encoding extracellular solute-binding protein, producing the protein MEKKALKGLTALSMASLVTLAACGTDNTSEDAGAAGVNDAGNTDTAENGDADKEDVTLDFMHLWPQGSSPDHYRIVSQIIEEFEDMHPHVTVELEVLENEQYKNKMQVISSSNQLPDVGMTWPAGYMEPYVNGNMFAPLDDILDEDGLRDDFVAGTLEAYEMNGDSYALPLELNIAPVFYNKAIFDEYGVDVPETFDDFMDAIDTFVENDMAPIALGNRDRWTGSLWYMYLADRIGGPDALNAAIDRSGSFEDERLIEAAERTVDMVQSDAFIRGFNGLSDQEAKSEFMNSNAAMYLIGSWDLPNYTTNEEVPQEFRDNIGFFKFPEVDGGDGDINSWVGGPGVGLFVAENSDIQEEAKAFVKYFAEEWGKYSVEDAGVIPGTQVDTDAVDLPDLFVEVLDELNNASNITLFADVQMSAGVAETHLNQIQALFGEAVTPEDFAREHEEALSDED; encoded by the coding sequence ATGGAAAAGAAAGCGCTTAAAGGATTAACGGCACTGTCAATGGCTTCACTGGTTACGCTCGCTGCATGCGGCACGGACAACACCTCGGAAGATGCAGGCGCAGCCGGCGTAAATGACGCAGGAAACACAGACACCGCTGAAAACGGCGACGCCGATAAAGAGGATGTGACGCTCGATTTCATGCACCTCTGGCCACAGGGCAGCTCACCGGACCACTACAGAATCGTCAGTCAGATCATTGAAGAATTCGAAGACATGCACCCTCACGTGACCGTTGAACTCGAAGTTCTGGAAAATGAGCAGTATAAAAACAAGATGCAGGTCATTTCATCGTCCAATCAGCTTCCTGACGTGGGCATGACCTGGCCGGCCGGTTACATGGAGCCTTACGTAAACGGCAACATGTTCGCGCCTCTTGATGACATTCTTGATGAAGACGGACTCCGGGACGATTTCGTCGCAGGTACCCTCGAAGCTTATGAAATGAACGGCGATTCCTACGCACTACCATTGGAACTGAACATCGCACCGGTTTTCTACAACAAAGCGATTTTTGACGAATACGGCGTGGACGTACCGGAAACCTTTGATGACTTTATGGATGCCATTGATACCTTCGTTGAAAACGATATGGCACCGATCGCACTCGGTAACCGCGACCGCTGGACAGGATCGCTCTGGTACATGTATCTCGCAGACCGCATCGGTGGACCGGATGCACTGAATGCAGCCATTGACCGAAGCGGCTCCTTCGAAGACGAGCGACTCATTGAAGCGGCAGAACGTACCGTCGACATGGTCCAGAGTGATGCCTTTATCCGCGGATTTAACGGTCTGTCCGACCAGGAAGCGAAATCCGAATTTATGAACAGCAATGCAGCCATGTACCTGATCGGATCATGGGATCTGCCGAACTACACAACCAATGAAGAAGTGCCACAGGAATTCCGCGACAACATCGGCTTCTTTAAGTTCCCTGAAGTTGACGGCGGAGATGGCGACATCAACAGCTGGGTTGGCGGACCGGGTGTAGGCCTGTTCGTGGCAGAGAACTCCGACATTCAGGAAGAAGCCAAAGCGTTCGTCAAGTACTTTGCTGAAGAGTGGGGCAAGTATTCCGTTGAAGATGCAGGGGTGATCCCGGGCACGCAGGTGGATACCGATGCAGTTGACCTCCCGGATCTGTTCGTGGAAGTCCTCGATGAACTGAACAATGCGTCGAACATCACCCTGTTTGCTGACGTGCAGATGAGCGCAGGCGTTGCTGAGACACACCTGAATCAGATTCAGGCACTGTTTGGTGAAGCTGTGACACCGGAAGATTTTGCCCGGGAACACGAAGAAGCTTTGTCTGACGAAGACTGA
- a CDS encoding carbohydrate ABC transporter permease — MNRIMSDKRIIAMYTLPALLLIIVLIYVPIVLTGYYGLMDWDGIGAMTFIGLENYQTLISDSLFWQSAWHSLLLAVFSVASLVIYLAISVVLSSNIKGADFFRKVYLIPMLLSSVAIAQLWMRIYHPSNGVMNRFLAWIGMENPPLWLSDTNIVLFAIFIPILWQYAGFYIIIYYAALRNIPNELMEAARIDGATPFQIAYKIKIPLISGIIKVTIVLAVIGSLKYFDLIYVMTDGGPNGASEVMASYMYKLAFRTNDFGYGSAIGFFLLVLIMVVTYFIRKLTASKDDEVQY, encoded by the coding sequence ATGAATCGAATCATGTCCGATAAACGCATCATCGCCATGTACACGCTCCCGGCCCTGCTGTTGATCATCGTCCTGATCTATGTCCCGATCGTCCTCACCGGCTATTACGGCCTGATGGACTGGGACGGCATCGGTGCCATGACCTTCATCGGCCTGGAGAACTACCAGACCCTCATTTCCGATTCGTTATTCTGGCAGAGTGCCTGGCATTCCCTGTTGCTCGCAGTCTTTTCTGTAGCGAGTCTCGTCATTTATCTCGCCATTTCCGTTGTTTTGTCATCCAATATTAAGGGAGCTGACTTCTTCAGGAAAGTCTATCTGATCCCGATGCTCCTGTCTTCCGTTGCCATCGCTCAGCTCTGGATGCGGATCTATCATCCGTCCAACGGGGTTATGAACCGGTTTCTTGCATGGATTGGAATGGAAAATCCGCCCCTTTGGCTCTCGGATACGAACATCGTCCTGTTCGCGATCTTTATCCCGATCCTGTGGCAGTATGCCGGCTTTTATATCATCATTTATTATGCGGCCCTCCGAAACATTCCGAATGAGCTGATGGAAGCCGCCAGAATTGACGGGGCAACACCTTTTCAAATTGCCTACAAGATCAAAATTCCACTGATCTCAGGCATCATCAAAGTCACAATCGTCCTCGCTGTCATCGGGTCCCTCAAGTACTTCGACCTGATTTACGTCATGACGGACGGTGGTCCGAACGGAGCCAGTGAAGTGATGGCGTCCTATATGTACAAGCTCGCTTTTCGGACTAACGACTTCGGATACGGCAGTGCCATCGGCTTCTTCCTGCTCGTTCTGATTATGGTTGTGACGTATTTCATCCGAAAACTCACCGCGTCCAAAGACGACGAGGTTCAATACTGA
- a CDS encoding carbohydrate ABC transporter permease codes for MATTTTAAEPAAETMSAAGKLKGKLLKSILYVILGLIAVVQILPLIWLVLFSLKDNQEVFNLPPLALPQDPNWGNYLRVWTDGNIGLYFFNSIIVTGSAVILTILLASFVTFAITRMNWKLNKIVLALFMIGLMIPVHSTLIPLFSFFLNIGLMNTHPAIILTYTAFNLPLTIMILLGFYYTIPRELEEAAIVDGCSIHRMFFQIILPLTAPVVATTAIINMIYNWNEFVFVNTFISSDSLKTLTVGIQNFIGQYSTDWGAIGATLVISVLPLLIAFVFLSNRIVEGITAGSVKG; via the coding sequence ATGGCTACAACAACAACTGCCGCTGAACCTGCAGCCGAAACGATGTCTGCTGCAGGCAAACTGAAAGGCAAGCTGCTGAAGAGCATCTTGTACGTCATACTCGGCCTGATCGCCGTGGTGCAGATTCTTCCTCTGATCTGGCTTGTTCTCTTCTCACTCAAGGACAATCAGGAAGTGTTCAATCTGCCGCCTCTCGCGCTTCCGCAAGATCCAAACTGGGGGAACTATCTGCGTGTGTGGACAGATGGCAATATCGGGCTTTACTTCTTTAACAGCATTATCGTGACAGGCTCTGCCGTGATTCTGACGATTCTGCTTGCAAGCTTCGTCACCTTTGCCATCACACGGATGAACTGGAAACTGAATAAAATCGTGCTTGCGCTCTTTATGATCGGGCTGATGATTCCTGTACACTCCACGCTTATCCCGCTCTTCAGCTTCTTTTTGAATATCGGGCTCATGAACACCCATCCGGCCATCATTCTCACCTACACGGCCTTTAACCTGCCGTTGACCATCATGATCCTGCTTGGCTTTTATTACACCATTCCGCGCGAGCTTGAGGAAGCGGCGATTGTGGATGGCTGTTCGATTCACAGAATGTTTTTCCAGATCATCCTGCCGCTCACGGCACCTGTCGTCGCAACAACTGCCATCATCAACATGATCTACAACTGGAATGAGTTCGTCTTTGTGAACACGTTTATCAGTTCGGATTCCCTGAAAACCCTGACCGTCGGCATTCAGAACTTTATCGGCCAATACTCGACAGACTGGGGTGCCATCGGGGCGACACTTGTCATCAGTGTGCTTCCCCTGTTAATCGCATTCGTCTTCCTCAGTAACCGGATCGTCGAAGGCATTACCGCAGGATCTGTCAAAGGCTGA
- a CDS encoding glycoside hydrolase family 43 protein → MTMITNPILPGFHADPSICRVGDDFYIATSTFDWFPGVRIHHSRDLKHWRHIASPLDRVSLLDLKGNMNSGGVWAPCLSYSDGLFYLIYTDVKQWHGAFKDTHNYLVTAPSIEGPWSEPIYLNSNGFDPSLFHDDDGRKWLVNMLWDFRKDRHPFAGIVLQEYSPLEQKLTGPVKMIYEGTEIKLTEGPHLYKRNGYYYLFVAEGGTQYEHAETVARSKAIDGPYETDPHYPFITAWKKPHLPIQKSGHGSLVDTPEGEWYFVHLGGRPVNGKYCTLGRETFIQKAVWTDDDWIRLADGSQSPSLEVEGPTLPDHPFEAEPVIDDFDDDSLFPGWWNSLRIPMTPDWVSLTERPGHLRLKGMESMTSLHSQALIARRQTDFQCTIETALDYQPEHFQHMGGMTVFYDTTDFLYLHITAHPVKGRVLQIMQMTDGEYDEVLLSPQTITPSGTVKLKGIIDIDHVQFYYMDQDTPDWVAIGPALDVTHMSDDSAPDVRFTGTFVGMATQDLSGTRKPCDFDYFKYEKK, encoded by the coding sequence ATGACCATGATTACAAATCCGATTTTACCAGGCTTTCATGCCGATCCATCCATTTGCCGGGTTGGCGATGATTTTTACATTGCCACCTCCACCTTCGACTGGTTCCCGGGCGTGAGAATTCATCACTCCCGTGACTTAAAGCACTGGCGGCACATTGCGAGTCCGCTCGACCGCGTGTCCTTGCTCGATCTGAAAGGAAACATGAACTCCGGCGGGGTCTGGGCACCTTGCCTGAGCTACAGCGACGGGCTCTTTTACCTCATTTATACCGACGTCAAACAGTGGCACGGTGCGTTTAAAGACACGCATAACTACCTGGTCACGGCCCCGTCCATCGAGGGCCCGTGGTCTGAACCGATTTACCTGAACTCAAACGGCTTTGATCCGTCTCTGTTCCACGATGATGACGGACGCAAATGGCTCGTGAACATGCTCTGGGATTTCCGTAAAGACCGCCACCCGTTCGCCGGGATCGTGCTTCAGGAATACAGCCCTCTCGAACAGAAACTGACCGGTCCTGTCAAGATGATCTACGAAGGAACGGAGATCAAACTGACGGAAGGGCCTCACCTGTACAAGCGAAACGGCTATTACTACCTGTTTGTCGCAGAAGGCGGAACCCAGTATGAGCACGCTGAGACCGTCGCCAGATCCAAAGCGATCGACGGCCCTTACGAGACGGATCCGCACTACCCGTTTATCACCGCCTGGAAAAAGCCGCATCTGCCGATTCAAAAAAGCGGTCACGGCAGTCTCGTCGATACACCGGAGGGCGAATGGTATTTCGTCCATCTCGGGGGACGCCCGGTCAATGGCAAGTACTGCACCCTGGGCAGAGAAACGTTTATCCAGAAAGCCGTTTGGACAGACGATGACTGGATCCGCCTCGCCGACGGCAGCCAGTCACCGTCTCTCGAAGTTGAAGGCCCGACGCTGCCTGATCACCCTTTTGAAGCGGAACCTGTGATTGATGATTTTGATGACGACAGCCTCTTTCCGGGTTGGTGGAATTCTTTACGGATCCCGATGACTCCGGATTGGGTCAGTCTCACAGAGCGGCCCGGCCATCTCCGTCTCAAGGGCATGGAATCAATGACCTCGCTTCACAGCCAGGCTTTGATTGCCAGACGACAGACGGATTTTCAGTGCACCATTGAAACAGCCCTTGATTATCAGCCTGAGCACTTTCAGCACATGGGCGGCATGACGGTCTTTTATGACACGACGGACTTTCTGTATCTGCACATTACCGCACACCCCGTCAAGGGACGGGTTTTGCAGATCATGCAAATGACTGACGGTGAGTACGATGAAGTCCTTCTCTCGCCACAAACGATTACCCCGAGTGGCACGGTGAAGCTGAAAGGCATCATCGACATCGACCACGTGCAGTTCTATTACATGGATCAGGATACCCCTGACTGGGTCGCCATCGGCCCGGCACTTGACGTCACACATATGTCCGACGACAGTGCCCCTGATGTCCGCTTTACCGGCACCTTTGTCGGCATGGCCACACAGGACTTGAGCGGCACACGAAAGCCGTGTGATTTTGATTATTTCAAATACGAAAAAAAGTAA
- a CDS encoding YesL family protein has translation MKMRWLSNPLYLAADLFTKLVLLNFLWAVFTLLGLIVFGLAPATVALFTQLRRMTWKQDESVQLYGLMSSFYRTWKAEFVRANLFATGFYSLLLIWGINLMIMPVTEGGMQLAMMVSNSLFGAVLLLLLLFWFPVYVHFDLKWSDALKVTAMIPFRNLWTTALTVTAVAGFLTVLYLFPPLISFVGISGLAWLVMIASKKSFLHVQPVQS, from the coding sequence ATGAAAATGCGCTGGCTGTCGAACCCGCTGTACCTGGCTGCCGATCTGTTTACGAAACTCGTGCTCCTGAACTTTCTCTGGGCAGTCTTTACCCTTCTGGGACTGATTGTCTTCGGCCTCGCTCCTGCAACGGTGGCATTGTTTACCCAGTTGAGACGGATGACCTGGAAACAGGACGAAAGTGTTCAGCTGTACGGCCTGATGTCGTCCTTTTACCGGACATGGAAAGCTGAATTTGTCAGAGCAAACCTCTTTGCAACGGGCTTTTATTCGCTCCTCCTCATCTGGGGCATCAACCTCATGATTATGCCCGTTACAGAGGGCGGTATGCAGCTTGCGATGATGGTCTCAAACAGTCTCTTCGGTGCGGTGCTCCTCCTTTTGCTTTTGTTTTGGTTTCCGGTTTATGTACACTTCGATCTCAAATGGAGCGATGCCCTGAAGGTTACGGCGATGATTCCGTTTCGGAACCTGTGGACCACCGCTTTGACGGTGACGGCAGTGGCGGGATTTCTCACCGTTCTCTATCTGTTTCCGCCGCTCATCAGCTTCGTCGGGATCAGTGGCCTCGCCTGGCTTGTGATGATCGCTTCAAAGAAGAGCTTTCTCCATGTTCAGCCTGTCCAATCATAA
- a CDS encoding long-chain fatty acid--CoA ligase, with product MMKGDLLIPSLIERAEKFFPKKEVISRTGSGVQRFTYGEIGRRTRQLADKLTQFGIPRGGRVGTLAWNHHRHLELYFALPGIGAVVHTINIRLSPEHIVYIINHAEDEMIFVDEDVFPLVEAVYDKLKTVKAFVVMTDGELPDTKVPNVYSYEEWIKDGDPSFQYPDDLTEDMPAGMCFTSATTGNPKGVVYTHRSTVLHSMGLSMADSVALSEYDTIMPVVPMFHVNAWGMPYASTMLGTNQVMPGPRFTPEILAGFIESEKVTITAGVPTIWMALLKELEAKSYDVSSLRAVVCGGSAAPMGMIKTFEQTYNVPFLHAYGMTETSPLATVSRLKSYELDLPEEERFKKRAKQGILVPGLEMKVVGGGGEVAWNDEDMGELLLRGPWIADDYYKDDRGEEAFVDGWLHTGDVCTVDEEGVIKIVDRTKDLIKSGGEWISSVDLENALMAHEAVFEASVVSIPDPEWQERPVACVVLHEGKMSTKEEILDFLRPQFAKWWLPDDVIFMEEIPKTSVGKFLKRALRDQVKAHYEKQ from the coding sequence ATGATGAAAGGTGATTTGTTAATCCCGTCGCTGATTGAACGGGCGGAGAAATTCTTTCCGAAAAAAGAGGTCATTTCCCGAACCGGCTCCGGTGTACAACGGTTCACGTATGGAGAGATCGGCAGACGGACAAGGCAACTCGCAGACAAGCTGACGCAGTTCGGTATTCCGAGAGGGGGCAGAGTCGGGACTCTTGCCTGGAACCATCACCGGCATCTGGAACTGTATTTCGCTCTCCCTGGTATCGGTGCGGTCGTGCATACGATCAATATCCGTCTCTCCCCGGAGCATATCGTCTACATCATTAATCACGCAGAGGACGAGATGATCTTTGTCGATGAGGATGTGTTTCCCCTCGTCGAGGCCGTGTATGACAAACTGAAGACGGTGAAGGCGTTCGTCGTGATGACCGACGGGGAACTGCCGGACACGAAGGTGCCGAATGTGTACTCGTATGAAGAGTGGATCAAAGACGGAGATCCGTCCTTTCAGTATCCGGATGATCTGACGGAAGATATGCCTGCCGGGATGTGCTTTACATCCGCGACAACGGGCAATCCGAAAGGCGTTGTCTACACGCATCGGTCCACGGTGCTTCACAGCATGGGACTCAGTATGGCGGACAGCGTGGCTTTAAGCGAATATGATACGATCATGCCGGTAGTGCCGATGTTTCATGTCAATGCCTGGGGCATGCCATACGCCTCCACGATGCTTGGGACGAACCAGGTCATGCCGGGGCCGCGTTTTACTCCGGAAATACTCGCCGGATTCATTGAATCCGAGAAGGTCACGATCACGGCGGGTGTGCCGACGATTTGGATGGCGCTGCTTAAGGAACTCGAAGCGAAGTCCTACGATGTCTCGAGCCTCCGTGCCGTGGTATGCGGCGGATCTGCGGCACCGATGGGGATGATCAAGACCTTTGAACAAACGTACAACGTCCCGTTCCTCCACGCATACGGCATGACAGAAACGTCGCCGCTTGCGACGGTGTCGAGACTGAAGAGCTATGAACTCGACCTCCCTGAAGAAGAGCGCTTTAAAAAACGGGCGAAGCAGGGGATCCTCGTACCGGGCCTCGAAATGAAAGTCGTCGGCGGTGGCGGGGAGGTGGCCTGGAATGATGAAGATATGGGCGAACTTCTGTTAAGGGGACCGTGGATTGCCGATGATTATTATAAGGATGACCGGGGAGAGGAAGCATTCGTCGATGGCTGGCTTCATACCGGTGATGTTTGTACCGTGGATGAAGAAGGGGTCATCAAGATCGTGGACCGCACGAAGGATCTCATCAAGAGCGGCGGTGAATGGATCTCATCCGTCGACCTTGAGAATGCACTGATGGCCCATGAAGCCGTCTTTGAGGCCTCCGTCGTGTCAATTCCCGATCCGGAATGGCAGGAGCGTCCGGTTGCCTGCGTCGTCCTTCATGAAGGAAAGATGTCGACAAAAGAGGAGATCCTTGACTTTCTCAGACCGCAGTTTGCCAAATGGTGGCTGCCTGATGATGTGATCTTTATGGAAGAGATTCCGAAAACGTCTGTCGGGAAATTCCTAAAACGGGCCCTTCGCGATCAGGTGAAAGCCCATTACGAAAAGCAGTAA
- a CDS encoding TetR/AcrR family transcriptional regulator: protein MKERITAKALELFEQKGFAETSIREIVDALGISKGAFYHYFAAKDEILSHLHMAYIDTLVKEQADTLRDASLSSEEKLRRIIDLLIRNIEPNGANARVFFREMRHLSEDHLAAIIPKRDQFLKQLHEVLDEGVRRGVFRSGMNTELQALAIIGACNWSYQWFRPDGPIPAHAVTASFYDLFVHGLKNG, encoded by the coding sequence ATGAAGGAAAGGATTACAGCAAAGGCTCTCGAACTGTTCGAACAAAAAGGATTTGCTGAAACGTCGATCCGCGAGATCGTGGATGCACTCGGCATTTCCAAAGGCGCTTTCTATCACTATTTTGCAGCGAAAGATGAGATTCTCAGTCATCTTCACATGGCTTATATTGATACCCTCGTCAAGGAACAGGCAGACACGCTCCGGGATGCATCACTGTCGAGTGAAGAGAAGCTGAGGCGGATTATCGATCTGCTGATTCGGAATATTGAGCCGAACGGGGCAAATGCCCGGGTGTTTTTCAGGGAGATGCGTCATTTGTCCGAAGATCATCTCGCGGCGATTATTCCGAAGCGGGATCAGTTTTTAAAGCAGCTTCACGAAGTGCTGGATGAAGGGGTCAGGCGCGGGGTGTTTCGCAGCGGCATGAACACGGAACTTCAGGCCCTTGCAATTATCGGGGCGTGTAACTGGAGCTATCAATGGTTTCGCCCTGATGGTCCGATTCCGGCGCATGCCGTCACAGCGTCCTTTTATGATTTGTTTGTGCACGGTCTGAAGAACGGTTAA
- a CDS encoding endonuclease III domain-containing protein has product MPVMSLYERLKETYGHQNWWPADSPFEMMAGAILVQNTNWNNVGKALARLQPDLSPERIRAMTDEELEERIRPSGFFRMKAQRLRAFLEWFESHGDDVRALQQVETDVLREELLQVKGIGAETADSILLYALYRPVFVIDAYTHRIMNRIGYQFPKKYNQAQAFFEEALPKDEALYNDFHAQFVRHAKEHCKKKPVCEGCPLEPECEKQI; this is encoded by the coding sequence ATGCCAGTGATGTCTTTATATGAACGGTTAAAGGAAACTTATGGCCATCAGAACTGGTGGCCTGCCGACTCCCCGTTTGAAATGATGGCCGGGGCGATTTTGGTTCAGAATACGAATTGGAACAATGTCGGGAAAGCCCTCGCGCGTCTTCAGCCGGACCTGAGTCCCGAACGGATCAGAGCAATGACGGATGAGGAACTTGAGGAGCGGATTCGGCCGTCAGGGTTCTTCCGCATGAAAGCGCAGCGACTCCGTGCTTTCCTTGAGTGGTTTGAAAGCCACGGGGATGACGTTCGGGCCCTGCAGCAAGTGGAGACGGATGTCCTAAGAGAGGAACTCCTTCAAGTAAAGGGGATCGGGGCTGAAACCGCCGACTCGATCCTTCTCTATGCGCTTTACAGACCGGTTTTTGTCATTGATGCCTACACACACCGGATTATGAATCGGATCGGATATCAGTTCCCGAAGAAATATAATCAGGCTCAGGCCTTTTTTGAAGAGGCTTTGCCAAAAGATGAAGCCCTTTACAATGATTTTCATGCCCAGTTTGTCCGGCATGCGAAAGAACACTGTAAGAAGAAACCGGTTTGCGAGGGATGCCCGCTGGAGCCGGAATGTGAAAAACAGATATGA
- a CDS encoding CGCGG family putative rSAM-modified RiPP protein encodes MEKMLTSWSASLEHGEYAEDRDLVIRHAIEAVDETSEGIYVNIVTPHEFGNPDEYLTAVLHDHFPNSLIIDYIDQCGCGGHVLRVYR; translated from the coding sequence ATGGAAAAAATGCTGACGAGCTGGTCTGCAAGTCTTGAGCACGGCGAGTACGCCGAAGACCGGGATCTCGTGATCCGGCACGCCATTGAAGCCGTTGATGAGACGTCCGAAGGGATTTACGTAAACATCGTAACGCCTCACGAATTCGGCAATCCGGATGAGTATCTGACCGCTGTTCTTCACGACCATTTTCCAAACAGCCTGATTATCGATTACATCGATCAGTGCGGGTGCGGCGGACACGTCCTGAGGGTATACAGATAA
- a CDS encoding DUF4870 domain-containing protein — protein sequence MVKSEDRIVAMLIYAISYFTAFVGPLVLWVLFKGKSDFVDFHGRQYLNLLISFTFYMIISYILMIVGIGFLLIAIVPLISLALVIIAAVKAFFGEYYRVPGIFRLIRQ from the coding sequence ATGGTGAAGAGTGAAGATCGAATCGTTGCCATGCTGATATATGCGATCAGTTATTTTACGGCATTTGTGGGACCGCTGGTGTTGTGGGTCCTATTTAAGGGGAAATCGGATTTTGTGGACTTTCACGGGAGGCAGTATTTAAACCTGCTGATCTCGTTTACGTTTTATATGATCATCAGCTATATCCTGATGATCGTCGGCATTGGCTTTCTGCTCATTGCCATCGTGCCGCTCATCTCGCTCGCCCTTGTGATCATTGCCGCAGTCAAAGCGTTTTTCGGCGAGTATTACCGGGTACCGGGGATTTTCAGACTGATTCGACAGTAA
- a CDS encoding DUF1328 family protein, protein MLGWALIFLVVGIVAAIFGFSGIANAAAGIAKTIFFIFIILFLGSLLLSIL, encoded by the coding sequence ATGCTCGGCTGGGCACTCATTTTTCTTGTTGTCGGCATCGTGGCTGCCATTTTTGGATTCAGCGGCATCGCCAACGCAGCAGCAGGAATTGCCAAAACGATCTTTTTCATTTTTATCATCCTGTTTTTAGGTTCACTGCTATTATCCATCCTCTAG
- a CDS encoding DUF1328 domain-containing protein has product MLSWALGFFIVAIIAALFGFGGIADAAAGIAQFLFWIFVILFVGSLIIGILTGRKVFK; this is encoded by the coding sequence ATGCTGAGTTGGGCACTTGGATTCTTCATTGTCGCGATCATCGCCGCCCTGTTCGGTTTTGGCGGGATTGCCGATGCTGCTGCCGGCATTGCACAGTTTCTGTTTTGGATTTTTGTCATTCTCTTTGTCGGTTCCCTGATTATCGGGATTTTAACCGGCCGAAAAGTGTTCAAATAA